From the genome of Syntrophus gentianae:
AGCCAGGTGAAAACCGATTTTTTCAATCTCGCTCGCGTATACACCGATCTGGTCCTTCACCCACGCCTCTTACAGGAGACCTTTCTTCAGGAAGGCCATCATTTTGAATTTGTCGACCCTGAGGACATAACCAGTGAACTCACCATCTCCGGTATCGTATACAACGAGATGAAAGGGGCCTATTCCTCGCCGGAGACGCTTATGTTTAAAGAGATTCAGGAAGCCCTCTACCCGGATACGACATACGCCTTCGATTCCGGTGGCAATCCTGAAAAGATCCCCACCCTGAGCTACGATGAATTCCGGGCATTTCACCGTCTCTATTATTCTCCGTCTAATGCCCGGTTTTTCCTCTATGGAGATATCCCGACGGTGGAGCATCTGGCCTTTCTGGAGGAGATGCTGGCCGGTTTTGAACGGACCGCCGTGAATTCTGAAGTGAGTTGCCAGCCCCACTGGACGGCTCCCTCTCAGGTTCACTCGGTTTATCCAATTGGAAGAGAGGAGCCGCTGACCGGCAAGACCGCCATCAATATAGCTTGGATGCTTACGGACAATACCGATGACGAAACCGCCATTCTTCTGGAAGTCCTGTCGGGGATTCTGATCGGCAGCGCCGCCGCGCCGCTCCGCAAGTCCCTTATCGATTCCGGTTTGGGTGAGGATCTTTCTCCCGTATCGGGCATCGAAAGAGATTTGCGCCAGCTTATGTTTGCCGTGGGCCTGCGGGGAAGCGATCCGCAAAAGGCTGGAGCTGTTGAAACCTGTATTATGGACACGCTGAAGGAAACAATCAAAAAGGGGTTTGACCGGGAACTGATCGAAGGCATCCTGCATCAAATCGAATTTCAGGGCAAGGAAATTGTCCGCAGTGCCTATCCGTATGGGATTGTCCTGATGGGTAGGGTTTACCATACCTGGCTTTATGATGGCGATCCCCTTTCCGGACTGAACTTTCCCCGGATTATCGAAAACATCCGCAGAAAATGGGAGGCCCAGCCGGACCTCTTTGAACGATTGACACAGACCTGGCTGCTCGACAATCCCCATCGAGTCCTCGCGATTCTTGAGCCCAGCCAGACGATTACCGAGGAAGAGGAAAGTGAGTTCCGGGAAAAAATGGCGAAAATGAAGGCTGCCATGAGTAACCCGGTCCTTGAACAGATCAGGGAAACTACGCAGCGGCTCCGTCAGTTCCAGAGTGAACCGGACAATCCGGAAGCGGCCGCTTCCCTGCCGAAACTTCGGGTCGCCGATCTGGAAAGGACCATCGAAACGATTCCCACGGAGAAAAGTTCTATGGAGGGCGTTTCCGTCCTTCTTCACAATCTGTTTACCAACGGGATTGCCTATGCTGAACTGGCCTTTGATGTGTCCTCCGTTCCCGAGGAACTGCAGCCTTATCTGCCCCTGTTGGGCAAGATGTCGAGCAATATGGGGGCTGCAGGCTATTCCTATGAGGAGATGGCCAAGCGGATTGCTCTAAAGACTGGAGGACTCGGTTCTTCCCTCAGTGCGGGCTTGACGGCCAGTGGTCAGGACTCTTGGCAGCGGATGATTTTCGGCGTATCCGCCCTGCACCGGAATGTTCCGGATGCCATCAGAATTCTGACGGATATTCTGACAGCCGGAGATCTCAGCCATGAAGCCCGGATGCGTGATCTCCTCGCGGAAAAGAAAAACGGGCTCCATGCCGCCGTCGTCCCCTCGGGGCACGCCTTTGCCCGGATGGCGGCAGGGGCTGGCCTTTCCCTGCCTGCCTGGCGTGATGAACAGTGGCACGGCCGCACACAACTGCGCTTTGTAAGCCGCATTGTTGAGGAATTTCAGAAAAATCCCGGGGAACTCCAGGAAAAGCTGGCCTATCTCCGATCCTTGGTTTTCAACCGGGACAGGCTGCTGCTCAATATGACGGGAGACGATGAAGGTCTTTCCCTGCTTTTGAAACAGGCAAAGGACCTTGTCAATTGCCTGACAAGGAGTGTCAAAGAGGAATCCGGCACCCATCCGGAAATAAGACCTGTTTATGCCGGTATTTCCATTCCCGCCCAAGTGTCCTATGTCGCTCGGGTCATGGCCGCTCCGAACTTCAATTCTCCCTTATCGCCTTCCTTGCTGGTGCTGGCCCGTCATTTGTCCAACGGTTTCCTCTACAAGCACATCCGGGTTCAGGGAGGCGCCTATGGCGGGATGTGTCAATTCGATCCAATGGGCGGGATGTTTTCTTTTCTGTCCTATCGGGACCCCCGCATTGTGGAGACCCTTGAGATTTACCAGAAAGCCATGGCATTTATTGCCGATGGAAAACTGGCGCCTGAGGAAATGGAGAAAGCGATTGTCGGTACGATTGGTGCGCTGGACAGGCCCATGGATCCTTCCGGGCGGGGAACAGTGGCCCTGATTCGGGAACTGGCCGGCATATCAGACAACGACCGCCGGCGATTTCGGGAAGCCATTCTGGATGCATCAACGGATAGTCTCCGGGATGCGGCTATCGGTTATTTTCGAGCCACACAGAAGGAAGAAGGGATTGCCGTCTATGGATCGGAGGACTCGCTGGCGGCTGCAAACCAACGTCTTCAAAGAAAGCTGAATGTGGAACCGCTTGTGTAGCAAATTGTTGAATGACAGAAACAAAAACTTCCTGTTTTTCCTGCCTCCATTTTTTTATAACCTATGACCCCCGGCGGCCTTACGGCTGCCGGGCTATGTCGTTCATGTCATCTTCTCTGCCTTCAGAGGCGGTTTATCGGCACTCCGGGGCATCCTGTCTGGTCTTCACTCCCAAAAAGCCAAAAAAGTAGGGCTCTGTGGAAGCGTCTAAGCTGGAATTTAATCGTTGTGAGCAAAGAAACCAATCAGAGCAAGCAGGACCACGATTAACCCAAAACCGAAATACATTAGGGTGAATTGGTCGATAACGGACTGACCGGTGTCCCGGATGGTATTCATGTTGAGGATGTAAGCCCAGTAGAGAATAAAACTGTAATTGAGAATCAGTGCCAGTTTAAACCGGCCGAGCATCAGAGCCGAGCTGCTTAGCAGGAGCAGCAGGGCGATCTGAATCATCGGGATTGAAAGATTGATGGAAAGGAGGGTATCCATATTTTCTCCTTCTCAAATAGAGGCGATTATGAGATCGGCAACATCTTGAAACAAAGAGAAAATGAAAAGAGAAACATTCATATTTACGGCTTTTTATATTATGTTTTGTGACCTGTCAATCTCAAAGTGGCGATGAGGGGCAGGCGTGCCTTTATAAAAAACTCTCGCTGACACGACATTCTTATAATATATTAAATACAGGGATTTATCCTTTTTTGATAATCCGTTATGAAAAACAGGGAGGTCGAAAAGATGAAAAGATTTTATGCAAATCTACATGGATTGATCCTGGTAGGGCTTCTACTGGTCCTGCAAGGATGTGCGTCGCTGCACAATTTTGACTATGGACGG
Proteins encoded in this window:
- a CDS encoding insulinase family protein yields the protein MDETGKCPEPTLKVGDQLFGFQVLRIEQIDDLRVTAYEIEHGKTGAKLLHLHSTDRENLFSIGFRTPPADSTGVPHILEHSVLAGSEKYPLKDAFNELVRGTLQTFINAFTYPDKTIYPVASQVKTDFFNLARVYTDLVLHPRLLQETFLQEGHHFEFVDPEDITSELTISGIVYNEMKGAYSSPETLMFKEIQEALYPDTTYAFDSGGNPEKIPTLSYDEFRAFHRLYYSPSNARFFLYGDIPTVEHLAFLEEMLAGFERTAVNSEVSCQPHWTAPSQVHSVYPIGREEPLTGKTAINIAWMLTDNTDDETAILLEVLSGILIGSAAAPLRKSLIDSGLGEDLSPVSGIERDLRQLMFAVGLRGSDPQKAGAVETCIMDTLKETIKKGFDRELIEGILHQIEFQGKEIVRSAYPYGIVLMGRVYHTWLYDGDPLSGLNFPRIIENIRRKWEAQPDLFERLTQTWLLDNPHRVLAILEPSQTITEEEESEFREKMAKMKAAMSNPVLEQIRETTQRLRQFQSEPDNPEAAASLPKLRVADLERTIETIPTEKSSMEGVSVLLHNLFTNGIAYAELAFDVSSVPEELQPYLPLLGKMSSNMGAAGYSYEEMAKRIALKTGGLGSSLSAGLTASGQDSWQRMIFGVSALHRNVPDAIRILTDILTAGDLSHEARMRDLLAEKKNGLHAAVVPSGHAFARMAAGAGLSLPAWRDEQWHGRTQLRFVSRIVEEFQKNPGELQEKLAYLRSLVFNRDRLLLNMTGDDEGLSLLLKQAKDLVNCLTRSVKEESGTHPEIRPVYAGISIPAQVSYVARVMAAPNFNSPLSPSLLVLARHLSNGFLYKHIRVQGGAYGGMCQFDPMGGMFSFLSYRDPRIVETLEIYQKAMAFIADGKLAPEEMEKAIVGTIGALDRPMDPSGRGTVALIRELAGISDNDRRRFREAILDASTDSLRDAAIGYFRATQKEEGIAVYGSEDSLAAANQRLQRKLNVEPLV